The proteins below are encoded in one region of Corynebacterium felinum:
- a CDS encoding superoxide dismutase: MAKYELPALEYAYDALEPHISAEIMELHHTKHHQNYVNGANAALEKLADARANGYIGVAVTALSKDLAFNLGGHTNHSLFWKNLSPNGGGVPAGELAAAIDRDFGSFDLFKAHFNAAALGLQGSGWAVLAYDKVGECLVIEQMTDQQGNLSIDLAPLLLLDMWEHAFYLQYKNVKADYVEAVWNVFNWDEVAARFNAATN, from the coding sequence ATGGCTAAGTATGAACTTCCTGCGCTTGAGTATGCTTACGACGCACTCGAGCCACACATCTCGGCTGAGATCATGGAACTGCACCACACCAAGCACCACCAGAACTACGTCAATGGCGCAAACGCTGCCCTTGAGAAGCTGGCTGATGCTCGTGCGAACGGCTACATCGGTGTTGCAGTGACCGCACTGTCGAAGGATCTGGCATTCAACCTTGGTGGCCACACCAACCACTCTTTGTTCTGGAAGAACCTTTCCCCGAATGGTGGCGGTGTCCCAGCAGGTGAGCTGGCAGCTGCTATCGACCGCGATTTCGGTTCCTTCGACCTGTTCAAGGCGCACTTCAACGCTGCAGCTTTGGGCCTTCAGGGCTCCGGCTGGGCTGTGCTGGCTTACGACAAGGTTGGTGAGTGCCTCGTGATTGAGCAGATGACCGACCAGCAGGGCAACCTGTCCATTGATTTGGCTCCGCTGTTGCTGCTCGATATGTGGGAGCACGCTTTCTACCTCCAGTACAAGAACGTCAAGGCAGACTATGTTGAGGCTGTCTGGAACGTCTTCAACTGGGATGAAGTTGCCGCTCGTTTTAACGCTGCAACCAACTAA
- a CDS encoding HAD family hydrolase, with translation MYSCDSSLADYSVILFDLDDTLIDHTQAMVTASYQFAHELGIEPDVERWKQLEAKWFREFELGTVSYDGQRVARIREFLHQPDVDPAHALDMYQRYLDLYQESIVAFPDAPGVLERAVASGARVGIFTNGTGALQQAKMSRARLWDDRFLMLAAAELGVAKPQERCYDIVLGVLQCPADQVLVVGDSVPNDVLGPLQAGMNAVHIHRGPESSDLPFEVPGYRRVSTLDMVR, from the coding sequence ATGTATTCTTGTGATTCTTCCTTGGCGGATTATTCAGTTATTTTGTTTGATCTGGACGATACCCTTATTGATCACACGCAGGCGATGGTGACTGCTTCGTATCAGTTCGCGCACGAGTTGGGCATTGAACCTGATGTTGAGCGTTGGAAACAGTTGGAGGCGAAGTGGTTTCGTGAGTTTGAGTTGGGGACTGTTTCTTATGATGGTCAGCGGGTTGCTCGTATCCGCGAGTTTCTTCACCAGCCTGATGTAGATCCGGCGCACGCTCTTGATATGTATCAGCGGTATTTGGATTTGTATCAGGAATCGATTGTGGCTTTCCCGGATGCGCCGGGGGTGTTGGAGCGGGCTGTGGCGTCGGGGGCACGGGTGGGGATTTTTACTAATGGGACAGGTGCTTTGCAGCAGGCGAAGATGAGTCGGGCACGGTTATGGGATGATCGTTTTCTCATGTTGGCGGCGGCGGAATTGGGGGTGGCTAAGCCGCAGGAGCGTTGCTATGACATTGTGCTGGGTGTGCTTCAGTGCCCGGCTGATCAGGTGTTGGTTGTGGGTGATAGTGTGCCCAACGATGTGCTGGGTCCGCTTCAGGCTGGCATGAATGCTGTGCATATTCACCGTGGTCCTGAGTCGAGTGATCTACCTTTTGAGGTGCCGGGTTATCGGCGGGTGAGCACATTGGATATGGTGCGCTAG
- a CDS encoding MFS transporter, protein MNQPKGLTAGTHQYRMAVAALLCAGLATFNSLYTTQALMPRLVQEFSVSPSLAALTLSAATGALSLAVVPASVLSEKIGRGRMLVGSAILATVVGLMVPVATSISMLIVLRALQGVFIAGVPAVAMTWLSEEITPKDLTKAMGLYIAGTSVGGISGRLIPSVALTWVSWQTALVLSATFALLAAVLMAVLLPAQRNFTPHRVTFTGEFRAMLTHLRTLPLLLMFASAFLCMGVFVSLYNFVGFRLIHHFGLDDAHVGLLFLLYLFGTLSSTLAGRANSRFGHGITATAGSILMVIGLALTMGSIISLTIGLVIFTAAFFLVHSTASAAVGLLALTHRAEAASMYVFNYYMGSSILGWISSFIFDAFSWYGFTAWLMGWTTLLVGCCIATLILWPKPTR, encoded by the coding sequence ATGAACCAGCCGAAAGGGCTGACAGCAGGTACCCACCAGTACCGGATGGCGGTTGCTGCCCTCCTATGTGCAGGTCTGGCCACGTTCAACTCGCTGTACACCACCCAAGCGCTGATGCCTCGACTGGTGCAGGAATTTTCAGTCAGCCCCTCACTCGCCGCCCTGACACTATCGGCAGCCACAGGCGCATTGTCGCTGGCTGTGGTGCCCGCGAGCGTGCTCAGCGAAAAGATCGGCCGGGGTCGCATGTTGGTCGGATCAGCGATCCTTGCCACGGTGGTGGGGCTGATGGTGCCGGTGGCGACGTCGATAAGCATGCTGATTGTGCTGCGCGCACTGCAAGGCGTGTTCATCGCCGGGGTGCCCGCAGTAGCAATGACCTGGCTCAGCGAAGAGATCACCCCCAAAGACCTCACCAAAGCAATGGGGCTGTATATTGCGGGCACATCAGTCGGCGGCATTAGCGGACGCCTCATCCCCAGCGTGGCGCTGACCTGGGTGAGCTGGCAAACCGCGCTCGTGCTCAGCGCCACCTTCGCCCTGCTCGCAGCCGTACTCATGGCTGTTCTTCTGCCCGCCCAACGCAACTTCACTCCGCACCGCGTCACCTTCACCGGCGAGTTCCGCGCCATGCTCACCCACCTACGCACCCTGCCCCTGCTGCTCATGTTCGCCTCAGCATTCCTGTGCATGGGAGTGTTCGTTTCCCTCTACAACTTCGTCGGCTTTCGCCTCATCCACCACTTCGGGCTTGACGACGCCCACGTCGGCCTCCTCTTCCTGCTCTACCTCTTCGGCACCCTCTCCAGCACACTCGCTGGGCGCGCAAATAGCCGCTTCGGCCACGGGATCACCGCAACAGCAGGCAGCATACTCATGGTCATCGGCCTCGCGCTCACCATGGGGTCTATCATCAGCCTGACCATTGGGCTGGTCATCTTCACCGCCGCATTCTTCCTCGTGCACTCCACAGCCTCCGCCGCGGTTGGACTGTTAGCCTTAACCCACCGCGCCGAAGCCGCCAGTATGTACGTATTCAACTACTACATGGGCTCCTCCATTCTCGGCTGGATCTCAAGCTTCATTTTCGACGCCTTCTCCTGGTACGGATTCACAGCCTGGCTCATGGGATGGACCACCCTTCTTGTCGGCTGCTGCATCGCAACCCTCATACTGTGGCCCAAACCCACGCGCTAA
- a CDS encoding cupredoxin domain-containing protein: MTTTDSANATEDDNTNTPPAAPSTTTPAAASTRTQRVPRHHWNRRALLPITAWMIALVLVSLVHWAIPGHRWLLIHMFTLGVLTNAVLVWTHYFTEKFLHHRHADTTRRWHKRRIIAFNIAISATLIGQILTPSWAPGWAITAAGSGGIGLVLIAHTYSLSSHYRAQHHEQRYASAVLAHIYSTLFLTLGVGVGAIAAHDMGDPLHSQLRLAHLNLSILGFIGLAALGTLTVLFPAIWRTRAPAPTNGGISILALGVVIAATGFLLGHRIVAVAGLLLYLAGLFDAALGWSRCINIIVKDPRDRITFAASSTLCAPLWLIGALITLIHSTLTADTIATITLPTTSVLVGFAAQLLIGVMSYLLPTTLGGGPKAVRTGQTVFNRAGLFRSTLINIGLIIWLVTDNSWLRVVSSLLVFGSLAIFLILSPLAVRAQHGVVRGTRLPLTLPATPRWGQITAALAVLAFIIASFGGLQAPITSGPPAPATNGTAHTAARTEIAVTMGDMEFQPSELAVPKGNELILHLHNTDTQAHDLKFTNGARSGRIEAGETSTLYVGAITDTTEGWCTIAGHKAQGMTLTVNPTAPPAASDAPTSPQSQVAHPDTVPVDNGINPTQQPINRR; the protein is encoded by the coding sequence ATGACTACCACTGATTCTGCGAACGCCACCGAAGACGACAACACGAACACACCACCTGCCGCACCCTCGACAACAACACCCGCGGCGGCGTCGACACGCACTCAGCGTGTACCACGCCACCACTGGAACCGGCGCGCCCTGCTGCCCATCACAGCCTGGATGATCGCACTCGTGCTCGTCTCACTCGTGCACTGGGCAATCCCCGGGCATCGCTGGCTGCTCATCCACATGTTCACCCTCGGCGTGCTCACAAACGCAGTGCTTGTATGGACGCACTATTTCACCGAAAAATTCCTCCACCACCGCCACGCCGACACCACGCGCCGCTGGCATAAGCGCCGCATCATCGCCTTCAACATCGCCATCAGTGCCACCCTTATAGGGCAGATACTCACACCCAGCTGGGCGCCCGGGTGGGCCATCACCGCCGCCGGATCAGGCGGCATCGGACTCGTCCTCATCGCGCACACATACAGCCTCAGCAGCCACTACCGCGCACAGCATCACGAGCAACGCTACGCAAGCGCCGTACTCGCACACATCTACTCCACACTCTTCTTGACCCTCGGGGTGGGCGTGGGCGCGATCGCGGCGCACGATATGGGCGACCCCCTCCACAGCCAGCTGCGACTAGCGCACCTAAACTTAAGCATTCTCGGATTCATCGGACTCGCCGCGCTTGGAACCCTCACGGTGCTCTTCCCCGCGATCTGGCGCACCCGCGCACCCGCCCCCACAAACGGCGGCATCAGCATCCTCGCCCTCGGTGTGGTGATCGCCGCAACCGGCTTCCTGCTCGGGCACAGGATTGTTGCAGTCGCCGGACTCCTGCTCTACCTCGCCGGGCTTTTCGACGCCGCCCTCGGCTGGTCCCGCTGCATCAACATCATTGTGAAAGACCCCCGCGACCGCATCACCTTCGCCGCCTCAAGCACCCTGTGCGCACCGCTGTGGCTGATCGGCGCACTCATCACCTTGATCCACAGCACCCTCACCGCCGACACCATCGCCACAATCACCCTACCAACCACCAGCGTGCTCGTCGGATTTGCCGCCCAACTACTCATCGGTGTCATGAGCTACCTGCTCCCCACCACCCTCGGCGGCGGACCCAAAGCCGTGCGCACCGGGCAGACAGTTTTCAACCGCGCCGGGCTGTTTCGCAGCACCCTGATCAACATCGGCCTCATCATCTGGCTTGTCACCGACAATTCGTGGCTGCGGGTCGTCTCCTCGCTGCTCGTCTTCGGATCACTAGCCATCTTCCTCATCCTGAGCCCACTAGCCGTGCGCGCCCAGCATGGCGTAGTTCGGGGCACACGTCTACCACTCACCCTGCCTGCCACACCCCGCTGGGGCCAGATCACCGCAGCACTCGCCGTTCTTGCCTTCATCATCGCCAGCTTCGGCGGCCTTCAAGCCCCTATCACCAGCGGCCCACCAGCACCGGCGACAAACGGCACCGCACATACTGCCGCGCGCACCGAAATCGCAGTCACCATGGGGGATATGGAATTCCAACCATCAGAACTAGCAGTACCCAAAGGTAACGAACTTATCCTCCACCTGCACAACACCGACACCCAAGCCCACGACCTGAAATTTACCAACGGTGCCAGGTCAGGACGCATCGAAGCGGGGGAAACTAGCACTCTTTACGTCGGTGCCATTACCGACACCACCGAAGGCTGGTGCACCATCGCCGGCCACAAAGCTCAAGGCATGACCCTTACTGTGAACCCCACAGCACCTCCCGCAGCCAGCGACGCGCCAACCAGCCCACAGTCACAGGTCGCACACCCCGACACCGTGCCCGTCGACAACGGCATCAACCCCACACAACAACCCATCAACAGGCGCTGA